The genomic window GCCAACTCCCTCCAATCAATTCTTGTTTTAAGTAAATATTTGCCACAAAATCATCTTCATTTTGCCATTGATTTCTGAAATTATAAAACCCTTTTTGCCGATCAACAAAATTAGAATTAAATAGGTCAATGGGATTTTGAGAATTATAATTATTATTTTCACTATAAAAAGTTAAGATAAAAGGAGCATAGTGAGGTAGAGTAATTCCAAAACTTTGATCACCTTTTAATCCTGAATATCGTTCAAAAATTGGCACAATTCCTGGGAGAAAATCTTGAGGAACAGTAACTAAACCGGTCGCAAAAAGAGCAGATCCTGCATAGTGGCGATGTCGTCCATAAGCTGCTATATTCAAGTTATTATTATTAGGGATAATTCGCATTAAATAATGGGGCAAAATCCATTGAGCAGGAGAACCTTTAACTAAGTCTTGTCCCATCACATTGCTATAAGCTTGTAAAAAAGGAAACACAGTTAAAATTAAGGGTTCAGTGGTGTAGTGATCCCCTTCACTACCGAAACCATAATCACCAATAGCAGTGGTTAAATATCGTTTAATATTACGTTCTGCAGTTCTCATATAATGGTATATTTTCTCATTAGATAGACTAGGTTCATTTAAAATAGCTAAAGCAGCTAATCCGGCTGCACCTCTGGCTCTTGCATTCCAGTTACTTCCTGCATTACTATTCCATCCATTATTAGGAGAATCACCTTTAACTAATTGTTCTGTTTGTGCTGCTAACCAACGAGTCACAGTGGTTATTTTTTTCTCATCCCAGAGAGAATAACAAAAGTCATAAGCTAAAGCGACACCTGTTACAATAGGGGAATGTTCTAATAACCTCCTGCCAGGATTTTCCATAGATTTTTTGACTATTTCCCACCCTGTATTTGCCAATTGTTTATCATTATCTATTAAAGCTAGAAAACAGTGACCAGAAGCATGATAAGCACCTGTTGGAACATATCCATCGTAATAAATAGGTTTTTCTAAATTTGTTTTTAACGCTTGTATAATAGCTTTTCCTTCTGGAGTTTGAATTGCTTTTTTTATTGATGGTAATTGATCTCTACGAAAGACAAGGCGAGGATGTTCTTGAGGAACTAAGTTCTTATAATTTTTAACAGGAACTGGCCAAATTTGTTTAATTTTTCCAGTTACGCTACCTTGTAAAAATTTTTGATTATACTTTCCTTGATAACTACCAATTATTCGATCCTTATAAGGAACTAAGTCAATGTGATAAACTGCTTGAGAAATTTCTGTATTCCAAGGATGAGTTTGAATATTCATCGTAATTTTTAGTTGCCATAATTCGTGAGATTGTTGAGTTTTAATTTCTGATATATTTAATTGCTCTAAGTTATTTTTTTCTAAAGTTCCTTGGTGATCAACATCTTGATTGAATTTTTGAGCATATCCCCAAACTTCTGGTTTACATTTACCTTCTTCACAAACTAAATCTAGAGTAATGTTTTGATAAACAGGTTTTTTATTCCATAATTTCCAAACTCCATGTTTTAAAGTTAACTGAATATTGCCAGAAAGTTTTTTTACGTCAAAAGAATGTAAAATGGTTGCATTAGAACCTCCCAATAAGAAAAGGATAAACGGTAATAAGATTAAATAACGTTGTTTCATTGATTTTTTGAGGTTTGAGTAATATATAAACAACAGCAAAATGAAGCGTTGAAGTTGTGCAAAAGATATAGAATAGGATATGATTATCTATAACTTTAGTATAGAAAATTTTGGTGATAATATAGATAAGATTAATAGTTTATTGGCTCAGCTTAGTTATCTTTAGGTAATTCATGAATACACCATCATCTTTAAACCATCCAATTGTTGAACAAAGTTTTACTCTTATTGATCAAGAAATTGGTCAACATAATCTAACTTTATTAGAATATCAGATAGCTCGTCGGGTTATCCATTCAACGGCAGATTTCGAGTTTATTAATTTACTTAAATTTAGTCCTAATTCCATTGATATTGGTGTTAAGGCTTTAAGAAATCAGACTCCTATTATTACAGATGTGACAATGGTAAGACAAGGTATTGTTAATTTAGTGGCTAAAACTTTCAATAATCCCATTATTACCGCTATAGAAAATGTAACTCGTACCCTTCCTGGAAAAACGCGAACTGAAACAGGTTTATTAGAATGTTCTCAACAATATCCTCACGGAATATATGTGATTGGTAATGCCCCCACTGCTTTACTTGCTTTA from Crocosphaera subtropica ATCC 51142 includes these protein-coding regions:
- a CDS encoding cobalt-precorrin-8X methylmutase, which gives rise to MNTPSSLNHPIVEQSFTLIDQEIGQHNLTLLEYQIARRVIHSTADFEFINLLKFSPNSIDIGVKALRNQTPIITDVTMVRQGIVNLVAKTFNNPIITAIENVTRTLPGKTRTETGLLECSQQYPHGIYVIGNAPTALLALCQQIKEKKFKPSLIIGVPVGFVSVLESKKMLAQIDIPQIRAEGRKGGSPVAAAIVNALLILAWENKI